A region of Mesorhizobium sp. AR02 DNA encodes the following proteins:
- a CDS encoding PleD family two-component system response regulator, protein MTARILVVDDIPANVRLLEVRLLAEYFEVLTATNGPDAIETCENGKVDVVLLDVMMPDMDGFEVCRRLKSDPATSHIPVVMITALDQVSDRVRGLEAGADDFLTKPVNDLQLMTRVKSLVRLKSLTDELRLRASTTRNIGIEELLSRNFASEDTIPKVLLIDERKSSVERIQKMLRDRADLDVNSDPHAGFFQAAETSYECVMISTAFADFDPLRLCSQLRSLDRTRFVPIILLAEEGEEERIIRGLELGINDYLMRPIDQQELTARLRTQVRRKRYNDQLRASVTQTIEMAVTDGLTGLHNRRYLDSHLQTLFDRAVARRRPLSVMITDLDRFKSINDAHGHDGGDEVLREFARRLRKNVRGIDLACRFGGEEFVVVMPDTDGAVAEKVAERIRAEIAQKPFAIGADGKTIEVTVSVGVSSVLKGMDTVAALMKRADLALYEAKSGGRNRVVAKAA, encoded by the coding sequence ATGACCGCGCGGATTCTCGTCGTCGACGACATCCCTGCCAATGTGAGGTTGCTGGAGGTCCGGCTGCTGGCCGAATATTTCGAGGTGCTGACCGCCACCAATGGGCCCGACGCGATCGAGACCTGCGAGAACGGCAAGGTCGATGTCGTGCTGCTCGACGTGATGATGCCCGATATGGACGGGTTCGAGGTCTGCCGCAGGCTGAAGAGCGATCCGGCGACGTCGCATATCCCGGTGGTCATGATCACCGCGCTTGACCAGGTGTCCGACCGCGTGCGCGGGCTCGAGGCCGGCGCGGACGATTTCCTGACCAAGCCGGTCAACGACCTGCAACTGATGACGCGGGTCAAGAGCCTGGTCCGGTTGAAGTCTCTCACCGACGAGCTCAGGCTGCGTGCCTCGACGACACGCAACATCGGCATCGAAGAGCTGCTCAGCCGCAATTTCGCGTCCGAGGACACGATCCCGAAAGTGCTTTTGATCGACGAGCGCAAATCGTCGGTCGAGCGCATCCAGAAAATGTTGCGCGACCGCGCCGATCTTGACGTGAACAGCGATCCGCATGCCGGGTTCTTCCAGGCAGCCGAGACATCCTATGAATGCGTGATGATCTCGACGGCCTTCGCCGATTTCGATCCGCTGAGGCTTTGCTCGCAATTGCGCTCGCTCGACCGCACCCGTTTCGTGCCGATCATCCTTTTGGCGGAAGAGGGCGAGGAGGAGCGCATCATCCGCGGCCTCGAACTTGGCATCAACGACTATCTGATGCGGCCGATCGACCAGCAGGAGCTGACGGCGCGGCTGCGCACCCAGGTGCGGCGCAAGCGCTACAACGACCAATTGCGCGCAAGTGTGACCCAGACCATCGAGATGGCGGTTACCGACGGCCTGACCGGGCTGCACAACCGCCGCTATCTCGACAGCCATCTGCAGACACTGTTCGACCGCGCCGTGGCGCGGCGCCGGCCGCTGTCGGTGATGATCACCGATCTCGACCGCTTCAAGTCGATCAATGACGCACACGGGCATGATGGCGGCGACGAGGTACTGCGGGAATTCGCCCGGCGGCTGCGCAAGAATGTCAGGGGTATCGACCTTGCCTGCCGGTTCGGCGGCGAGGAGTTCGTCGTGGTCATGCCGGACACCGACGGCGCCGTGGCCGAGAAAGTGGCCGAACGCATCCGCGCCGAAATCGCGCAAAAGCCGTTCGCCATCGGCGCCGACGGCAAGACGATCGAGGTCACCGTCAGCGTCGGCGTGTCGTCGGTGCTGAAGGGCATGGATACGGTGGCGGCGCTTATGAAGCGCGCCGATCTCGCGCTCTATGAAGCCAAGAGCGGCGGCCGCAACCGCGTCGTTGCCAAGGCGGCGTGA
- a CDS encoding FAD-dependent monooxygenase, whose amino-acid sequence MGIVSPADGRDHAVVIAGGGPTGLMLAGELALAGIDVAIVERRPDQQLIGLRAGGLHARTIEVLDQRGIADRFLSQGQRFPTVGFHMIRLDISDFPGRHNCLLALRQNHIERILADWISELEVPIYRGQQVTGFAQDADGVDLDLSGGQRLRAKYLVGCDGGRSTIRKVAGIEFAGQDPTMSWMIAEVEMSREPALGFRSDAYGIHAIGKIEESDRVGVVLTERQLTIGGAPTLRDLREALVAVYGTDFGVHSPTWLSRFTDMTRQAAAYRDRRVLLAGDAAHIHPPMGGQGLNIGVQDAVNLGWKLAQVIKRISPDSLLDSYHAERHPVAARVLRNAMAQVALRRMDASTKALNDIFTELLGMEEPRKRIAAEMSGLGIHYDLGVGHPLLGRRMPDLDLATASGPVRVFSLLHDARPVLVNLGEPGRLDVTPWADRVRQIDALYAGAWELPALGTVAAPDAVLIRPDGYVAWVGLGIRQGLADALTTWFGPPAAR is encoded by the coding sequence ATGGGTATTGTGTCGCCAGCAGACGGTCGGGATCATGCGGTGGTGATCGCAGGAGGCGGTCCGACCGGGCTGATGCTGGCAGGCGAACTCGCCTTGGCGGGCATCGACGTCGCCATCGTCGAGCGGCGCCCGGACCAGCAGCTGATCGGCTTGCGCGCGGGTGGCCTGCACGCGCGTACCATCGAGGTGCTCGATCAGCGCGGAATTGCCGACCGGTTTCTCTCGCAGGGGCAGCGCTTCCCGACCGTCGGCTTCCATATGATCCGTTTGGACATCAGCGACTTTCCCGGTCGGCACAACTGTCTGCTGGCGCTGCGGCAAAACCATATCGAGCGGATATTGGCCGACTGGATCAGCGAGTTGGAGGTACCGATCTATCGCGGACAGCAGGTCACGGGTTTCGCGCAGGATGCTGACGGTGTCGACCTGGATTTGTCCGGTGGCCAACGTTTGAGGGCGAAATACCTGGTCGGCTGCGACGGAGGACGCAGCACGATCCGCAAGGTGGCGGGCATCGAGTTCGCGGGACAGGATCCGACGATGAGCTGGATGATCGCCGAGGTCGAGATGTCTCGGGAACCGGCCTTGGGCTTTCGCAGCGACGCCTACGGAATTCATGCGATAGGCAAGATCGAGGAAAGCGACCGGGTGGGTGTCGTGCTGACCGAGAGGCAACTGACCATCGGCGGCGCACCGACGCTGCGCGATCTCCGTGAGGCGCTCGTCGCGGTCTACGGTACCGATTTCGGGGTCCACAGCCCAACCTGGCTCTCCCGGTTCACTGACATGACACGCCAGGCTGCCGCTTACCGCGACAGACGCGTCCTGCTGGCCGGCGACGCCGCGCATATCCATCCTCCGATGGGCGGGCAGGGGCTCAACATTGGCGTGCAGGACGCGGTCAATCTGGGATGGAAGCTGGCCCAGGTGATCAAGCGGATATCGCCGGACAGCCTGCTCGATAGCTACCACGCCGAGCGCCACCCGGTCGCCGCCCGCGTGTTGCGCAACGCAATGGCGCAGGTCGCGCTTCGGCGCATGGATGCCAGCACCAAGGCATTGAACGACATCTTTACCGAGTTGCTTGGCATGGAAGAGCCGCGAAAACGGATCGCCGCGGAGATGTCGGGTCTGGGTATCCATTACGATCTTGGCGTGGGACATCCACTGCTTGGGCGGCGAATGCCCGACCTCGACCTGGCCACGGCCAGCGGTCCGGTGCGGGTCTTCAGCTTGCTGCACGACGCCCGGCCGGTGCTTGTCAACCTCGGTGAACCAGGCAGGCTGGACGTTACGCCCTGGGCGGACCGGGTTCGGCAGATCGACGCTTTGTATGCCGGTGCCTGGGAGCTTCCGGCCCTCGGGACGGTCGCTGCGCCTGACGCCGTCTTGATCCGGCCGGATGGATATGTGGCTTGGGTTGGGCTTGGAATCCGACAGGGACTGGCTGACGCGCTGACCACCTGGTTCGGGCCGCCCGCCGCGCGTTAG
- a CDS encoding GlxA family transcriptional regulator — protein MRRIEILAYPDIQLLDVSGPLQVFASANDFRTQAGEPAPYEVAVVAASPQIRTSAGLVLEAAALPAHGLEIDTLIVPGGWGVNAACEDPELIDWVTGRSRDAKRTASVCSGAMLLATAGLLDGRRAVTHWGRCAEFARRFPAVRLEPDPIFIRDGNVWTSAGVTAGIDLALSFVEADLGRRVALAVARELVVFLKRPGGQAQFSQTLKLQQGDERFDRLHGWIQDNLDGDLSLPNLAERANMSPRSFSRHYREATGRTPARAIEEIRIEAARRMLERGQAVNQTARRCGFGSEETMRRGFLRVLGTNPRDYRERF, from the coding sequence ATGCGCCGTATCGAAATTCTTGCCTATCCCGATATCCAGCTCCTCGACGTTAGCGGGCCGCTTCAGGTTTTCGCCAGCGCCAACGATTTCAGGACGCAGGCCGGCGAACCGGCTCCCTACGAGGTCGCCGTCGTCGCCGCCTCGCCGCAGATCAGGACATCGGCCGGTCTCGTGCTGGAGGCAGCGGCGCTGCCGGCGCACGGGCTGGAGATCGACACGCTGATCGTGCCTGGCGGATGGGGCGTCAACGCGGCCTGCGAGGATCCTGAGCTGATCGATTGGGTGACCGGCCGCTCGCGCGACGCCAAGCGAACGGCCTCCGTCTGCAGCGGCGCCATGCTGCTGGCAACAGCAGGCCTGCTCGACGGCCGGCGTGCGGTTACCCACTGGGGACGCTGCGCCGAGTTCGCACGACGCTTTCCGGCGGTCCGCCTCGAACCCGACCCGATCTTCATCCGTGACGGCAATGTCTGGACGTCGGCAGGTGTGACGGCGGGCATAGATCTCGCCCTTTCCTTCGTCGAGGCCGACCTTGGTCGGCGCGTGGCGCTTGCGGTGGCGCGCGAGCTGGTGGTCTTCCTGAAACGACCCGGTGGCCAGGCGCAGTTCAGCCAGACGCTCAAGCTGCAGCAAGGCGACGAACGCTTCGACCGGCTGCATGGCTGGATCCAGGACAATCTGGACGGCGACCTTTCGCTGCCGAACCTGGCCGAGCGCGCCAATATGAGCCCGCGCAGTTTCTCCAGGCACTATCGGGAGGCAACGGGCCGCACACCTGCGCGCGCGATCGAGGAGATCCGGATCGAGGCGGCGCGACGGATGCTGGAACGGGGCCAGGCCGTCAACCAGACGGCCCGCCGCTGCGGCTTCGGATCGGAAGAGACGATGCGGCGCGGCTTTCTACGCGTCCTCGGCACAAACCCGCGCGATTATCGTGAACGCTTCTGA
- a CDS encoding DJ-1/PfpI family protein, with amino-acid sequence MTLRFGILVFPNVQQLDLTGPYEVLASAKDAEVELIWKDRNPVMSSTHLSLTPTATFDDCRPLDVLCIPGGGGVNALLEDQTVLDFVWERSAQARYITSVCSGALVLGAAGLLKGKRATTHWYAHDFLEEFGAIPVDERIVEDGRLITAGGVTSGIDFGLALVARLLGQAEAEIVQLSLEYAPAPPFRSGTPAEASPAVLAQAKERLSGSRRVRKEMFARWRATRAAATPARSHA; translated from the coding sequence ATGACCCTTCGTTTCGGCATCCTCGTATTCCCCAATGTTCAGCAGCTCGATCTCACCGGCCCCTACGAAGTCCTGGCGTCGGCCAAGGACGCCGAGGTGGAATTGATCTGGAAGGATCGCAACCCGGTGATGTCGTCGACGCACCTCTCCCTCACGCCGACGGCGACCTTCGACGATTGCCGGCCTCTCGATGTGCTGTGCATTCCAGGTGGGGGCGGGGTCAACGCGCTGCTGGAGGACCAGACAGTCCTCGATTTCGTGTGGGAGCGCTCGGCGCAGGCACGCTACATAACCTCGGTGTGCAGCGGTGCCCTGGTGCTCGGCGCGGCCGGGCTGCTGAAGGGCAAGCGGGCGACGACGCACTGGTATGCGCATGATTTCCTTGAAGAGTTCGGAGCAATCCCTGTCGATGAGCGTATCGTGGAGGACGGTAGACTGATTACCGCCGGCGGCGTTACCTCAGGGATCGATTTCGGCCTGGCGCTGGTTGCAAGGCTGCTCGGACAGGCTGAAGCCGAGATCGTCCAGCTCTCGCTCGAATATGCTCCGGCTCCTCCTTTCCGGTCGGGTACGCCCGCCGAGGCTTCGCCTGCCGTGCTGGCGCAGGCAAAAGAGCGCCTCTCTGGTTCGAGACGGGTTCGCAAGGAGATGTTCGCGCGCTGGCGCGCCACTCGCGCAGCCGCCACGCCGGCGCGAAGCCACGCTTGA
- a CDS encoding FadR/GntR family transcriptional regulator, producing MDQNSLPPIQTTARDDAVLKALVGFVRAEALQPGERLPTERILAERLKVSRNTVREALTRWEGLGLVERRQGSGTYLKAAVSPDMLHMPLTLAGGNDFTSLMHTLEIRRALEAEAAALCAERASPADIAEIERKLDIMEQAFRTRDGMSSEEDWEFHQAIYRVSGNPLFEQIIAAMHELFHRFWEHPLGVRDFGHASFPYHRTIYQCIAARDPQGARAEALKLIATVEDDLKRGAAKLKLSSQT from the coding sequence GTGGACCAGAACAGCCTGCCACCCATTCAGACGACGGCGCGCGATGACGCCGTGCTGAAGGCGTTGGTGGGCTTTGTTCGTGCTGAAGCCCTGCAGCCGGGCGAGCGGCTGCCGACCGAGCGTATTCTGGCCGAACGGCTGAAGGTCAGCCGCAACACGGTGCGCGAGGCGCTGACGCGGTGGGAAGGGCTTGGTCTGGTCGAGCGCCGGCAAGGCAGCGGCACTTATCTCAAGGCGGCTGTGTCGCCTGATATGTTGCACATGCCGCTGACGCTGGCCGGCGGCAACGACTTCACCAGCCTGATGCATACACTTGAGATCCGTCGTGCACTGGAAGCTGAAGCGGCCGCCCTTTGCGCCGAACGCGCCAGCCCGGCCGACATTGCCGAGATCGAGCGCAAGCTCGACATCATGGAGCAGGCGTTCCGCACCCGCGACGGCATGTCGTCGGAAGAGGACTGGGAGTTCCACCAGGCGATCTACCGGGTCTCCGGCAATCCGCTGTTCGAGCAGATCATCGCCGCCATGCACGAGCTGTTCCACCGCTTCTGGGAACATCCGCTGGGCGTGCGCGATTTCGGCCACGCCAGTTTTCCCTACCACCGCACCATCTACCAATGCATCGCCGCACGCGACCCGCAAGGCGCCCGTGCCGAGGCGCTCAAGCTGATCGCCACCGTCGAGGACGATCTCAAGCGCGGTGCGGCCAAACTCAAACTTTCGAGCCAGACATGA
- a CDS encoding PLP-dependent transferase, which translates to MNEHPTGFDHDYLAEAATLLAHDEPFPGGAVVPPIYQTSLFTFANYAEMADTFAGKRKQPIYSRGDNPTVMEFEARVAALEGAEAARGFSSGMAAISATVLAFVGAGERIVAVRNCYGDAYRLFERLLPRLNIKVDYVDGSDPDAVAAALPGAKLLYLESPTSMMFELQDLPHLTRLAKEQGIITTIDNSWASPVFQKPISHGVDLVLHSASKYLGGHSDTVAGVVAGSAAHIKHINEQTYSYLGGKLSPFEAWLLLRGLRTLPLRLPHHMKSGLAIAERLKAHANVERVNHPVYSNHPGKATLAGYAGLFSFEVTDDIDIPVFVDALKYFRIGVSWGGHESLVVPAKASLEQTPGLNSMARFGVSPRTIRFNVGLENVEDLWADVAQAFEKARK; encoded by the coding sequence ATGAACGAGCATCCGACCGGTTTCGATCACGATTATCTTGCCGAGGCAGCGACGCTGCTGGCGCATGACGAACCGTTTCCTGGCGGCGCGGTGGTGCCGCCGATCTACCAGACCTCGCTGTTCACCTTCGCCAACTATGCCGAAATGGCCGATACCTTTGCCGGCAAACGAAAGCAGCCGATCTATTCGCGCGGCGACAATCCAACGGTGATGGAGTTCGAGGCGCGCGTCGCCGCACTCGAGGGCGCCGAGGCCGCGCGCGGCTTTTCCAGTGGCATGGCGGCGATCAGCGCCACGGTGCTTGCCTTCGTCGGCGCCGGCGAGCGCATCGTGGCCGTGCGCAACTGCTACGGCGATGCCTACCGGCTGTTCGAGCGGCTTTTGCCGCGGCTCAACATCAAGGTCGACTATGTCGACGGTTCCGACCCGGATGCGGTGGCGGCGGCACTTCCCGGCGCCAAGCTGCTCTATCTGGAAAGCCCGACCTCGATGATGTTCGAGCTGCAGGATCTGCCGCATTTGACCCGGCTGGCCAAGGAGCAGGGCATTATCACCACGATCGACAATTCCTGGGCCTCACCGGTGTTCCAGAAGCCGATCTCGCATGGCGTCGATCTCGTGCTGCACTCGGCCTCGAAATATCTCGGCGGCCACAGCGATACTGTCGCCGGCGTGGTGGCGGGTTCGGCCGCGCACATCAAGCACATCAACGAGCAGACCTATTCCTATCTCGGCGGCAAGCTGTCACCGTTCGAAGCCTGGCTGCTGCTGCGCGGGCTGCGCACGCTGCCGTTGCGCCTGCCGCACCACATGAAGAGCGGGCTCGCCATTGCCGAGCGGCTGAAGGCACATGCCAATGTCGAGCGGGTCAACCATCCCGTCTATTCGAACCATCCGGGCAAGGCGACGCTGGCCGGCTATGCCGGGCTGTTCTCCTTCGAGGTGACGGACGATATCGACATCCCCGTCTTCGTCGACGCGCTGAAGTATTTCCGCATCGGCGTCAGCTGGGGCGGGCATGAAAGCCTGGTCGTGCCGGCCAAGGCGTCGCTGGAGCAGACGCCGGGACTGAATTCGATGGCGCGCTTCGGCGTCAGCCCCCGAACCATCCGCTTCAATGTCGGATTGGAAAATGTCGAAGACCTCTGGGCCGACGTCGCCCAGGCCTTCGAAAAAGCCAGAAAATAA
- a CDS encoding ABC transporter substrate-binding protein — MKKLTVMLATVAGLAISAGSAMADSTLKMVEVITSPPRTEFLKKQIAEFEAANPGVKVELVSLPWGQAFEKFLTMVQAGDTPDVVEMPERWMGLYANNAQLEDLGPYMAKWDDAKTLGDRAKQFGSTVNNTQFMIPYGYYVNALFWNKKLFKQAGLDGPPATLDEFVADSKKISAIPGKYGYCLRGGPGAFNGMHMFMNIAAGKGGYFNEDGTSTINDEGSVKGLQMLADMYKDGLAPKDAVSWGFNETVTGFYSGTCAMLNQDPDALLGIADKMSADDFAVAPLPVGPSGKSYPTLGYAGWAMFANSQHKDDAWKLMATLLSPKDNLEWAKEVGVVPIHNGADQDPHFKTEQFKGWFTELSDTSKYEMVTPPTHLENLGNFVDQVAIKNFQEVLLGQKTAKEAADAWATFLTKEQQDWLAKNKK, encoded by the coding sequence ATGAAAAAACTGACCGTCATGCTTGCCACCGTTGCGGGGCTGGCGATTTCCGCCGGAAGCGCGATGGCTGATTCGACCCTGAAAATGGTCGAAGTCATCACCAGCCCGCCGCGCACCGAGTTCCTGAAAAAACAGATCGCCGAGTTCGAGGCCGCCAATCCCGGCGTCAAGGTCGAGCTGGTCTCGCTGCCCTGGGGCCAGGCCTTCGAAAAGTTCCTGACCATGGTTCAGGCCGGCGACACGCCCGACGTGGTCGAGATGCCGGAACGCTGGATGGGCCTCTATGCCAACAATGCCCAGCTCGAGGACCTTGGCCCGTATATGGCCAAATGGGATGACGCCAAGACGCTCGGCGACCGCGCCAAGCAGTTCGGCTCGACGGTCAACAACACCCAGTTCATGATCCCTTACGGCTACTATGTGAACGCGCTGTTCTGGAACAAGAAGCTGTTCAAGCAAGCCGGCCTCGACGGCCCGCCGGCCACGCTCGACGAGTTCGTCGCCGACTCCAAGAAGATCTCCGCCATTCCGGGCAAATATGGCTACTGCCTGCGCGGCGGCCCGGGCGCCTTCAACGGCATGCACATGTTCATGAACATCGCCGCCGGAAAGGGTGGCTATTTCAACGAGGACGGCACCTCGACCATCAATGACGAGGGCTCGGTGAAAGGCCTGCAGATGCTGGCCGACATGTACAAGGACGGCCTTGCGCCGAAGGATGCGGTGAGCTGGGGCTTCAATGAGACCGTGACCGGTTTCTATTCCGGCACCTGCGCCATGCTCAACCAGGATCCGGACGCACTGCTCGGCATCGCCGACAAGATGAGCGCCGACGACTTCGCCGTGGCGCCGCTTCCCGTTGGTCCGAGCGGCAAGTCCTATCCGACGCTGGGCTATGCCGGTTGGGCGATGTTCGCCAACTCGCAGCACAAGGACGATGCCTGGAAGCTGATGGCAACGCTGCTGTCACCCAAGGACAATCTGGAATGGGCGAAGGAAGTCGGTGTCGTCCCGATCCACAACGGCGCCGACCAGGATCCCCATTTCAAGACCGAGCAGTTCAAGGGCTGGTTCACGGAGCTCAGCGACACCTCCAAATATGAAATGGTGACGCCACCGACGCATCTGGAAAACCTCGGCAATTTCGTCGACCAGGTGGCGATCAAGAACTTTCAGGAAGTGCTGCTTGGCCAGAAGACGGCCAAGGAGGCGGCCGACGCATGGGCTACGTTCCTGACCAAGGAACAGCAGGACTGGCTGGCGAAGAACAAGAAGTAG
- a CDS encoding carbohydrate ABC transporter permease, translating to MTYAVSEIRSAGKPRRKRLSHAAIEPWLYVSPAIILLVVVLLVPLVIGISYSFRKFSAFKSEYVGLGQYQAMLSDQVLGQALVNTLWWTVASLFFQFFLGLGLALLLDKPFWGRKAVQALVFLPWAVPSFLSGLTWAWLFNPIVGPLPHWLFALGLKAEPTNVLSDPATAMWGPIIANVWFGIPFFAITLLAALKSIPSELHEAAAIDGASPWQRFTKVTLPFLAPTIAITVMLRTIWIATFADLIFVMTEGGPAGSTNTVPVYIYVSAFKSLDKGYASAVAVLLLVLLIAYAIALIAIRRSLVRHV from the coding sequence ATGACCTATGCCGTGTCCGAAATACGATCCGCCGGCAAGCCGCGCCGCAAGCGGCTGTCGCATGCCGCTATCGAGCCATGGCTCTATGTCAGCCCGGCGATCATCCTGCTGGTCGTGGTGCTTTTGGTGCCGCTGGTCATCGGCATCAGCTACTCCTTCCGCAAGTTCTCGGCCTTCAAGTCGGAATATGTCGGGCTCGGCCAGTACCAGGCGATGCTGTCGGATCAGGTGCTGGGGCAGGCGCTGGTCAACACGCTGTGGTGGACCGTCGCCAGCCTGTTCTTCCAGTTCTTCCTCGGCCTCGGCCTGGCACTGCTGCTCGACAAGCCGTTCTGGGGCCGCAAGGCGGTGCAGGCGCTGGTGTTCCTGCCCTGGGCGGTGCCGTCCTTCCTGTCCGGCCTGACCTGGGCCTGGCTGTTCAACCCGATCGTCGGGCCGCTGCCGCACTGGTTGTTCGCGCTGGGGCTGAAGGCGGAACCGACCAACGTGCTCTCCGATCCTGCCACGGCGATGTGGGGACCGATCATCGCCAATGTCTGGTTCGGCATTCCGTTCTTCGCCATCACGCTTCTGGCGGCGCTGAAGTCGATCCCATCGGAACTGCATGAGGCAGCGGCGATCGACGGCGCTTCGCCCTGGCAGCGCTTCACCAAGGTGACGCTGCCATTCCTGGCGCCGACCATCGCCATAACGGTGATGCTGCGCACCATCTGGATCGCCACTTTCGCCGACCTGATCTTCGTCATGACCGAGGGCGGACCGGCCGGCTCGACCAATACGGTGCCGGTCTATATCTATGTCAGCGCCTTCAAGTCGCTGGACAAGGGCTATGCCTCTGCGGTCGCCGTGTTGCTGCTCGTCCTGCTCATCGCCTACGCGATTGCGCTGATCGCCATCCGCCGCTCCCTGGTGAGGCACGTCTGA